GCATCGCCTTGACCAGGCCCCGCCCGAAGGAGGCGAGCCCGCCCTTCTTGGTTTCGGCCAGATGCAGGCCGATGTCGTCCATCTTCACGATGAGCCCGACGGCGCCGTACACCAGCAACGTGATGCCGATCGCGACGACGATCAAGATGATCAGCCGGGAGAGGAACGGCTCGCTCGCGACCTCGTTGAGGGCGATGACCATGATCTCGGCCGACAGGATGAAGTCGGTGCGGATCGCGCCGCTGACCATGATCTTCTCCTGCTCCGGCCCGAGCTCGGAGACGGGAGTTTTTTCTTCAAGCTTGTGTCCGGAGAGCTTCTCCCAGATCTTCTCCGCGCCCTCGTAACAGAGGTAGGTGCCGCCGATCATGAGGATCGGCGTGAGCAGCCACGGCAGGAACTGGCTGAGCAGCATCGCCACCGGCAAGATGAAGAGCAGCTTGTTGCGCAGCGAGCCGATCGCGATGCGCTTGATCATCGGCAGCTCGCGCTCGGGCTTGAAGCCGTGCACATAGCGCGGGGTGACCGCGGCGTCGTCCACGACCACGCCCGCTGCCTTGGCGCTCGCACGGCCGGCGGCTGCACCGACGTCGTCGATGGACGCGGCCGCCGCCTTGGCGATAAGCGCGATGTCGTCTAGGAGCGCGGCAAGTCCGGCGCTCATCGGACGCCGCCTGAGCGTGTGGCGAGAGATGACGCAAGCGATGGCATGGGGATGAGAATACTGGGCGATCAATCCTGGGGGATAATGAACTGATGGCCCAGACCAACTCTTCCCCCGCAACCGATAGCCCGCCCGTCGCGTTGACGATCGCCGGCTCCGAGGCAACCGGCGGCGCCGGCGCCCAGGCCGACCTCAAGACCTTCCAGGCGCTGGACGTGTTCGGCATGGTGGCACTGACCTGCATCGTCAGCTTCGACCCCAAGGCCGACTGGGGGCACCGCTTTGTGCCCGTCGAGCCGCAGGTGATCGCCGACCAGCTCGAGGCCGAGTTTGCGGCGTACTCGCCGGCCGCGATCAAGATCGGGATGCTGGGTACGCCGGCCACCATCGACACCGTCGCCGCCGCGCTGCAGGGCAAGCCGAGTCCGCATGTCGTGCTCGACCCCGTGCTGATCTGCAAGGGCCAGGAGCCCGGAGCCGCCCTCGACACCGATAACGCGCTGAAGGCGCAGGTGCTGCCGCTGGCCACCTTCGTCACGCCCAACCACTTCGAGTCGATGGCGCTGTCGGGGATGGACGCGATCGAGACCGTCGATGATCTGATCGCCGCCGCCAAGGCGATCCACGAGAAGTCTGGGGCCGTCGTACTCGCCAAGGGCGGGGTGCGCCTGGAGGGACCGGACGCGGTCGATGTCTTCTATGACGGCGAGACTCTCGAGGTGCTCAGCGCCCCCAAGGTCGGCGAGCACGCCGTCTCCGGGGCCGGCTGCACGCTGGCCGCCGCGGTGACCGCCGAGCTCGCCAAGGGCGCGAGCCCGCTTGAGGCGGCGCAGCGCGCGAAGGAGCTGGTGACCGCCGGCATCCAGGCGCGGGTCGCATCGAACGCACCGTTTGACGCGGTGCGGCAGCTCAACGCCTAGAACCCCCAGCAGATCGGCTAGGTAGCGGCCGGGATCGGGGCGATGCCGATCAGCCCGGGTAGCGGCGCGATCATCAGCTCGATCAGCTCATCGCGGCTGACCGCTGGATCGCGCAGCCACTGGGTGACGAGTTCCTCGTTGAGCGCGATCCAGGCGTAGGCGCCGATCTCGGCGTACGCCGCCGGGCGCAAGCCAAGCTCGCGGCATCGTTCGAGCAGTACGTCGACGATCCTGCGGCGGGTGCGATCGCCCAAGGCGCGCAGCTGCCCATCGCCGGCCATCGCGCCGCGCACCATCGAGACATACAGCTCCGGGCCTATCGACACGTGGTCGACGTACCGCCGCAAGGCGCTCCTTAGCTGCGAGTCGACCGCTCCCTCGGACGGCAGGGAGATCGCGGCGTAGAGGTCCTCGGCGACCCGCTCGGCGATGGCCAGCTGGAAGTCTTGCTTGGATTCGAAGTAGTGAAACAGCAGGCCACGCGAGATCCCGGCCTCACGGGCGATCGCCTCGACGGAGAGGTCCTCGATCCGGGCCCCGGCGAGCATGCGTACGCCGATCTGGATCAGCTGCTCACGCCGCTCCTCCGGTGCCAGACGCACCCGCTTCTCGTCGGCCACATCCCCTCCGATTCCCGGTCCTGTAGGCATCCTAGCGAGCCGCGGCGGCGATTTCGGACCAGTCATCGACCTTATTGACTCATGTTCAATATTGGCATAGTGTCCCCGGGCATGACTTCGCTGACCAATAAAGTCGTCGCCATCACCGGTGCGGGCTCGGGCATCGGCCGAGCCCTCGCCCTGCAAGCCGCCGCCGAGGGCGCCAGCCTCGCGCTGTCGGACATCGACGAAGCCGGCGTCGCGGAGACCGCGCGCCTATGTGGTGCGGCCGCGCAGGTGCGCACCGACCGGATCGATGTCAGTGACCGAGACGCCGTCGAAGCCTGGGCCGCATCCGTCGTCGAGGAGTTCGGCCGCGTCAACATCATCGTCAACAACGCCGGCGTCTCGCTGTCCAGCAACATCCGCGACATGTCCTACGAGGACTTCGAGTGGCTGATGGGCATCAACTTCTGGGGCGTCGTACACGGCACCAAGGCCTTCTTGCCGCACGTGATCGGCAGCGGAGACGGCCACGTCGTCAATATCTCCAGCCTCTTCGGGCTGCTGAGCGTGCCCAGCCAGTCGGCGTACAACGCGGCCAAGTTCGGCGTCCGCGGGTTCACCGAGGCGCTGCGCATGGAGATGCTCATCGACAAGCTGCCGGTCGGCGTGACGTGCGTGCACCCGGGCGGGATCAAGACCAACATCGCCCGCAACGGCCGCGGCGATGACTTCCACGACGCGCAGGAGGTCGCCGACTACTTCGACGAGGAGCTCGCAAAGACCTCGCCGGAGAACGCCGCTGCCGCGATCTGGACCGCCGTACGCCGCAACCGCCCGCGCGTGCTCGTCGGCGCCGACGCAAAGATCCTCGACAAGCTCATCCGGCTCGTCGGCTCGGGCTACCAGCGCGCCGCCGCGCGCGTCTCGCAGCGTCGCGTCACCGACACGCGCTCGCCGAAGTACCTCGGTACCCGCTCGACGCCGGAGAAGGTCGACGCCTGATGCGCCGTCAGAACCTCCCCTACCCGGTCGTGCGCGCGGTCGTGAAATACGGCCTGCGCCCCGGTCTCGGCGGCCCGCTCTCGGTCACCGCCCAGCGTCGCTACCTCGACCGCATGTCCGGGGCGATCCCGCTACCAAGCGACATCACCGCCGAGCAGATCACCTTGGGCGGACGTCCCGCGCTGCGCATCACGGCGGCAGACACCGACACCTCCCGCGCGATCGTGCACCTGCACGGCGGCGCCTACACCGTCGGCTCGCCGGTGAGCTACCAGGGCTTCGGCGCCAACCTCGCGCGCCTGACCGGGCACCCGGTCTACCTGCCCGACTACCGCCTGGCACCTGAGGACCCCTACCCCGCCGCACTCGACGACGCCGTCGCCGCCGCGCGCGAGGTGGCCAGCGACCACGGGTCGTACTCCCTCGGCGGCGACTCGGCCGGCGGCGGGCTCGCGCTCGCCACGACGCACCGGCTGATCGATGAGTCCGGTCCCGTCCCAGCGCGGCTCGGGCTGATCGCGCCATGGGTCGACCTCACCGACGACCTGCCCGACCGCCGCTCGGACATCGTCGTACGCCGCAAATGGGGCCTCTCCAGCGCCGAGGCGTACGTCGGCGATCGCGACCCCGGCGAGCCGGGCATCAGCCCGATCTATGCCGACAAGTCAAAACTGCCCCCAACGCTGGTGCAGGTCGGACGCCGCGAGGTGCTGCATTCGCAGGTGCTGCGGTGGGTTGAGCTGGCTCGCGGCGACGGTGCCGACGTACGCCTCGTCGAGTTTGATCGTCTCTGGCACGTCGCTCACCTGCACGCGGACTTCTTTGCCGAGGCCTACGGCGCGCTCGCCGAGTACGCCGCATTCTTGCGCTGAACGCCGCGCAGCCGCCGCGAGGCGGCCACTAAACTTCCGGTTATGACTTCAACCCTTACCCGCAGATACGCCGCGCTCTTCGGCAGCGCCGCATTGGCCCTTTCCGTTGCCGCCTGCTCGAGCGAGACCGAAGGCGATGCCTCCCCCGCGAGCAACTCCTCCAGCTCGTCGGAGAACTCGTCGTCGGAGTCCTCCTCCGAGTCGTCGTCGGAGTCGTCGGAGAGCTCACAGCCGTCCGGCGACACGCTCACCGACAGCGACGGCACGTTCGAGGTCTCGATCCCGAGCGGGTACGTCGATGCTCAGGGTCAGGTCACCGGCGCCGGGGCCTACGAGGTCGCGGTCGCCGAAAACAACCCCAGCGCCGCGTTCCCCACAACCTTCATCATCGCGACCGTTCCGGCCAGCGGCGCAAGCCTGGATCAGATCGCCGAAGGCGCGCGCTCCTCTGTCGAGAGCTCGCTGTCGACGACCACCGAAGACACCAGCCCGCCGTTCTCCGATGTCGACGGCGAGGACTACGTCGCCTACGAGACCGGCGAATACAGCCAGGGCGGCGCCACCTTGAAGTCGGTGCAGGTCATCACGATCCACAACGACACCGGCTACGCCATCACCCTGAATGCCTCAACCGACGCGGTCGACGCCGCCGCCAGCTCGTTCGTCGAGTTCATCGACAGCTGGAAGTGGACCGACTAGTCCCCTCGCTAGCACCTTCGCTGGTCCCGTCGCACCTCTCCCCCGCCCGTCACCCTCGACGCGCGGTGGGTTCACCACCGATATCGCACAAATAGCGGTGGAGAATCCACCGCGCGTCGGGCTGTGGACGTGGGTTCAGGCAGGGCGGATGAAACGCGCTGGCGACAGCGCATCGGCGTCGAGGCCGCGTTCGGCGAGGTCGGGCGGCGTACCCTCGCCGCGAATCAGCGAGGCGGCAAACCGGGCGGCCGCGGGCGCGGTCTGGATGCCATAGCCGCCCTGCCCGGCCAGCCAGAAGAACCCCGCAACCGCCGGGTCAAAGCCGATCACCGGTACCCGGTCGGGTGCGAAGTTGCGCAGTCCGGCCCACGACGAACGCACGTGCCGCGGAGCGATCCGCGTCGCCTCGTCGATGGTCTCCATCGCCTGCGCGATCCGCAGCTCGTCGGGCTTCGGGTCAGACGGCGACTGCAGCACCTCGTCGGCCGGAGAGCAGAGGTACTGCTCGCCGTCGGGCTTGACGTAGAACGTGTCGTTGACGTCGCCGGCCATCGGAAGGCCCGCCGTCCGAGAGCCCTCCGGGGAGGGCACCATAAAGATAGTGCGGCGCAGCGGCTGAATCCCGATCGAACGCGCGCCCAGAATCGCCGCCACCACATCGACCCACGAGCCGGCCGCGTTGACCACCAGCGGGCTCCGATAACGATTGCCACCGGAGTCGGTCAGCGTCCAGACGTGGTCTTCATCGAAGTCCTCGCTGCGGTTGGCGCCGGTCACACGCGACGCGGTGTGCACCGTCCCGCCGCGCTCCTTGAACCCACGCAGGTAGCCCTGATGCAGCAGGTGTACGTCGAGCTCCATCGCGCCAGGCTCATATAGAGCACTTTCGATGTACTCCGGTTTCAGGATCGGATTGATCTCGACCGCCTGCTGCGCATCGAGGATCTCGATGCTCGGCACCAGCGCCGACATCTCGTCGTACATCGCCCGCACCTTGCCCGAGCTGCCCTGCGCGCCAACCCAGACCAAGCCCAGATCGCGCAGCGGTGAGTGCTCAAACGACTCCGCCGGCGCCTCAAAGAACTCGCGGCTGCCGGTCGTCAGAGCGCGGATCTGCGGCCCGCCGTACGTCTCCAGAAACGTCGCCGCCGACCGACCCGTGGTGTGGAAGGCCAGCGTCGTCTCCATCTCCAACAGCCCGACCTTCATCTCGCCAGCAAGCTCGTAGGCCAGCGACACCCCAGCGATTCCCCCGCCGACGATGATCACGTCGTACTTATCCACATCCACCTCCACGTTCGCCCGACCCTATGCCCATCGGTGCCGCTGGCATACGCGCGCCGCCGGCGAAGTCCGTTTCTGGACTTCGCCGCGACCAGCCGGAATGCTGGACGCAGCGTTCGAAGGAGGAGCCATGGCTCTCGGCACCGGACCGCTTTTCAGCCTCGGGCTGCCCCTGCCGCTGGATCGAAGCGGCAATCTCGACACGCTCGCGGTCACGGCCGAACGGCTGGGCTACGACCTCTTCTCGCTCACCGACCACCCCTACGGCGAAAGCGCACCCGAGGCGTACGCCGCCCTGGCCTACCTCCTCGGACGCACCACCACGATCAGCGGGTACGTCGGCGTCACCAACCTGCCACTGCGTCCTGCACCCATGCTCGCGCGCACCCTCAGCACGCTGACTGCACTGTCCGGTAACCGCGTCGTGCTCGGCCTCGGCTCGGGCGGATTCCCCGATGCGATCGCCCGGATGGGCGTCGAGCGGCTCTCACCGAAGCAGGCCGTCGATGCGTTCGAGGAAGCGATCGTGCTGATCCACGAGCTCAGCGGCGGCGGCGGACGGGTGAGCCACCGCGAGGGCCACTACCAGGTCACCGCGATCGCCCCGAGTGCCGAGCCGGCCCCACCGATCTGGACCGGCTCTGGCGGGCCCCGTGCCCTTGCAATCACCGGCCGGCTGGCCGATGGCTGGATCCCGCCGCAAGGCGCCGGCTGGGACAGCACCACCTACCGCGACGGGATCGCGATCA
The nucleotide sequence above comes from Epidermidibacterium keratini. Encoded proteins:
- a CDS encoding DUF808 domain-containing protein, with product MSAGLAALLDDIALIAKAAAASIDDVGAAAGRASAKAAGVVVDDAAVTPRYVHGFKPERELPMIKRIAIGSLRNKLLFILPVAMLLSQFLPWLLTPILMIGGTYLCYEGAEKIWEKLSGHKLEEKTPVSELGPEQEKIMVSGAIRTDFILSAEIMVIALNEVASEPFLSRLIILIVVAIGITLLVYGAVGLIVKMDDIGLHLAETKKGGLASFGRGLVKAMPGVLATLSTVGIIAMLWVGGHILLVGTDELGWTGPYDLVHAAEVWMGGLIPAIGGAVGWLTNTFFSALIGLFVGGIVVAIMHVLPFNKKKPHEPTEDLPRPTEVRDSSAPAQDKPKPSDP
- a CDS encoding hydroxymethylpyrimidine/phosphomethylpyrimidine kinase — translated: MAQTNSSPATDSPPVALTIAGSEATGGAGAQADLKTFQALDVFGMVALTCIVSFDPKADWGHRFVPVEPQVIADQLEAEFAAYSPAAIKIGMLGTPATIDTVAAALQGKPSPHVVLDPVLICKGQEPGAALDTDNALKAQVLPLATFVTPNHFESMALSGMDAIETVDDLIAAAKAIHEKSGAVVLAKGGVRLEGPDAVDVFYDGETLEVLSAPKVGEHAVSGAGCTLAAAVTAELAKGASPLEAAQRAKELVTAGIQARVASNAPFDAVRQLNA
- a CDS encoding TetR/AcrR family transcriptional regulator, translating into MADEKRVRLAPEERREQLIQIGVRMLAGARIEDLSVEAIAREAGISRGLLFHYFESKQDFQLAIAERVAEDLYAAISLPSEGAVDSQLRSALRRYVDHVSIGPELYVSMVRGAMAGDGQLRALGDRTRRRIVDVLLERCRELGLRPAAYAEIGAYAWIALNEELVTQWLRDPAVSRDELIELMIAPLPGLIGIAPIPAAT
- a CDS encoding SDR family NAD(P)-dependent oxidoreductase codes for the protein MTSLTNKVVAITGAGSGIGRALALQAAAEGASLALSDIDEAGVAETARLCGAAAQVRTDRIDVSDRDAVEAWAASVVEEFGRVNIIVNNAGVSLSSNIRDMSYEDFEWLMGINFWGVVHGTKAFLPHVIGSGDGHVVNISSLFGLLSVPSQSAYNAAKFGVRGFTEALRMEMLIDKLPVGVTCVHPGGIKTNIARNGRGDDFHDAQEVADYFDEELAKTSPENAAAAIWTAVRRNRPRVLVGADAKILDKLIRLVGSGYQRAAARVSQRRVTDTRSPKYLGTRSTPEKVDA
- a CDS encoding alpha/beta hydrolase fold domain-containing protein — encoded protein: MRRQNLPYPVVRAVVKYGLRPGLGGPLSVTAQRRYLDRMSGAIPLPSDITAEQITLGGRPALRITAADTDTSRAIVHLHGGAYTVGSPVSYQGFGANLARLTGHPVYLPDYRLAPEDPYPAALDDAVAAAREVASDHGSYSLGGDSAGGGLALATTHRLIDESGPVPARLGLIAPWVDLTDDLPDRRSDIVVRRKWGLSSAEAYVGDRDPGEPGISPIYADKSKLPPTLVQVGRREVLHSQVLRWVELARGDGADVRLVEFDRLWHVAHLHADFFAEAYGALAEYAAFLR
- a CDS encoding NAD(P)/FAD-dependent oxidoreductase, which gives rise to MDKYDVIIVGGGIAGVSLAYELAGEMKVGLLEMETTLAFHTTGRSAATFLETYGGPQIRALTTGSREFFEAPAESFEHSPLRDLGLVWVGAQGSSGKVRAMYDEMSALVPSIEILDAQQAVEINPILKPEYIESALYEPGAMELDVHLLHQGYLRGFKERGGTVHTASRVTGANRSEDFDEDHVWTLTDSGGNRYRSPLVVNAAGSWVDVVAAILGARSIGIQPLRRTIFMVPSPEGSRTAGLPMAGDVNDTFYVKPDGEQYLCSPADEVLQSPSDPKPDELRIAQAMETIDEATRIAPRHVRSSWAGLRNFAPDRVPVIGFDPAVAGFFWLAGQGGYGIQTAPAAARFAASLIRGEGTPPDLAERGLDADALSPARFIRPA
- a CDS encoding LLM class flavin-dependent oxidoreductase; this translates as MALGTGPLFSLGLPLPLDRSGNLDTLAVTAERLGYDLFSLTDHPYGESAPEAYAALAYLLGRTTTISGYVGVTNLPLRPAPMLARTLSTLTALSGNRVVLGLGSGGFPDAIARMGVERLSPKQAVDAFEEAIVLIHELSGGGGRVSHREGHYQVTAIAPSAEPAPPIWTGSGGPRALAITGRLADGWIPPQGAGWDSTTYRDGIAIITDAAHAAGRDLSTFTTMFNVNGVLSASDLPSTRNPEGRWVGGSARQWVDQLTQALALPGRIGFNGAVTDESGAMSLELLDQFADEVMAPVRAAAPAAG